TCCGGCCGCCCGCCCTGCTCCGGGTACGCCTCGCCCTGCGGCGGCTGGTAGCCCGACTGCGGCCGGTCCTCCGGGCCGTCCTCCGCCCCGCTCGGCCGCGGCGCCTTGAACCACGGCGACGCCTGCCCCGGCACCCGCGCCGTGTGCACCTGCTGGTCCGGCTCCGCCACGTGCGAGCGCACCGGGCGGGCCGTCCACACGTTCAGCTCCGCGGACGGGTCGATCACCGGCGCGGCCTGCGCCGCCTCCGGGTCCTGCTGGTCGCGCAGCCGCAGCGCGGCCAGCTTCGCCAGCGTCGGCACCGCCACCGCCGCGGACACCTGCGGCACCTGCTGGACCGGCGGCTCCGCCGCACCCGCCGCACCCGCTGCCGCGGCCTGCTGTGCCTGTGCCTGCGCCTGCGCCTGAACCGCCTGCTGAGCCGGCGTCAGCCGGTCGCCCCGCACCGCCGGCGCCACGGGCGCCGCCTGAACGGACTGGACGGGCTGCCCCGCCGCCACGGCTGCCACGGCCGGCCCTGCCGGGCCCGCCGACACCGCCGGCGCCGTCTGCTCGGCCGCCGCCGCACTGCCCGGCACCAGCAGCGGGCCGTCGATCCGGTCCAGCACCGTCGGGTCCAGCGGGACACCGTATTTGGCCAGCTTCAGCGGCAGCAGCGCCTGGAACGGCGCCGAACGCCGCCAGCCCCGCCCGTACCGGAACCGCAGCTGCGCCCGGTACACCAGCCGGTTCTGCTCCAGCCGCACCGTCTCGTCGTACGAGCGCAGCTCCCACAGCTTCATCCGCCGCCACAGCCGGAACGTCGGCACCGGCGACAGCACCCAGCGCATCAGCCGCACCGACTCCATGTGCCGGTCCGCGGTGATCGCCGCGATCCGGCCCACCGCGTGCCGCGAGGCCTCGACCACCACCACGA
Above is a genomic segment from Kitasatospora cineracea containing:
- a CDS encoding DUF2637 domain-containing protein; translation: MARPSLTRAHRALLGVVAVGACVISGIGFAGSYNSVRDLAMEKGFGAFAYAFPIGVDAGIVVLLSLDLVLTWLRIPFPLLRQTAWLLTAATIAFNAAASWGDALGMAMHAVIPVLFVVVVEASRHAVGRIAAITADRHMESVRLMRWVLSPVPTFRLWRRMKLWELRSYDETVRLEQNRLVYRAQLRFRYGRGWRRSAPFQALLPLKLAKYGVPLDPTVLDRIDGPLLVPGSAAAAEQTAPAVSAGPAGPAVAAVAAGQPVQSVQAAPVAPAVRGDRLTPAQQAVQAQAQAQAQQAAAAGAAGAAEPPVQQVPQVSAAVAVPTLAKLAALRLRDQQDPEAAQAAPVIDPSAELNVWTARPVRSHVAEPDQQVHTARVPGQASPWFKAPRPSGAEDGPEDRPQSGYQPPQGEAYPEQGGRPEEYRQVEEYRQEEYRPAANGRGPAARQQVPVAEAAEPILVPGRPMRLESMMAPEPEPLPFGEEDAPARRPMAGAVEPLDPNECFDALVSYMEENQRHPDERRFAEYLSQRGVPGSRPDGGVTVKDVEKVWQDLQERYMESGRGE